A single genomic interval of Adhaeribacter pallidiroseus harbors:
- a CDS encoding PVC-type heme-binding CxxCH protein — MSKKGKFAEQQSGQFRKRLSLRSTQSRLLVGGLLCVSAAFSTNIYKIRPADDDLTKGFEVASGLEVKTFAQEPSLRNPTNMDIDAKGRIWVCEGVNYRPKLNPKNKGQEAGDRILILEDTDGDGKADKEKVFYQGNDVNAALGIAVLGNKVIVSVSPNVFVFTDTDGDDKADKKDLLFTGLGGEQHDHAVHAFTFGPDGKLYFNFGNEGQQIKDKNGKPLVDREGNEIANNGKPYRQGMVFRCDLDGSNIEVLGHNFRNNYEVAVDSYGTLWQSDNDDDGNRGVRINYVMPYGNYGYQDQITGASWQSPRTNLEEEIPLRHWHLNDPGVVPNLLQTGAGSPTGMVLYEGNLLPSQFQGQMIHSDAGPNVVRAYPVQNDGAGYKAEIVNILKTKEDKWFRPSDVAIAPDGSLLVADWYDPGVGGHQVGDLAKGRIFRIAPPGTAYTVPKLDLSTPTSAAEALKSPNLATRYLAYEKLQGWGKKSEKVLAKMFKSDSNPRFRARAFWLLSKLDKKGKKYIDAAVNDADANIRMAGLRAAEELKMNTIPILTKLAQDPSPQVRREVAVNLRFNKSPEAAQIWTTLANQYDGQDRWYLEALGIGADLHWDTFLAAWQKQSNRDLSNKANRDIIWRARTPEALKMLPTIITQASVTEKERPRYFRAFDFYPEDDAKQQILIGLLNGNSPQQAQITSLALNHIDAKKYGADPQVQSALKRALQTVRGQNQFVQLVKRFEVKDQNAELVQLATTQPESETGIEASRILLRTGPDQIMKVLNGKDEPALALITAMGRYEDKKAQELLEDVALNGNRSAEVRKMALKKIGRGGSGEARLLAIVKNNKLSPEMQQAAGSVLLNSWRENIRTEAAQYLKTPSREGKPLPPIDQLATLTGDPVNGKAVFSQSCVACHKVNSEGIAFGPELSEIGNKLPKEALYKSILHPDAGISFGYEGYQLKLKDGSQVVGIIASQTEDKLDLRQPGGTVTSYALADVTTKKQMETSLMPSNLQQAMTEKELVNLVEYLTSLKKAAASN; from the coding sequence ATGAGTAAGAAAGGTAAATTTGCCGAGCAACAATCCGGGCAGTTCAGAAAAAGGCTTTCGCTGCGAAGCACCCAAAGCCGCTTATTAGTTGGCGGCTTATTGTGCGTGAGTGCCGCGTTTAGCACCAATATCTACAAAATCCGTCCCGCCGATGATGATCTAACCAAAGGCTTTGAAGTAGCCAGCGGCCTGGAAGTAAAAACATTTGCCCAGGAGCCTTCGCTGCGCAACCCTACCAACATGGATATTGACGCCAAAGGCCGGATTTGGGTATGCGAAGGCGTAAATTACCGGCCCAAACTTAATCCTAAAAACAAGGGTCAGGAAGCAGGCGACCGCATTCTGATTCTGGAAGATACTGACGGTGACGGCAAAGCCGATAAAGAAAAAGTATTTTACCAGGGCAACGACGTAAACGCAGCGTTGGGTATTGCGGTACTGGGTAACAAGGTAATTGTATCGGTATCGCCCAACGTATTTGTGTTTACTGATACCGACGGGGACGATAAAGCGGATAAAAAAGATTTACTATTTACCGGTTTAGGCGGCGAGCAACACGACCACGCCGTGCACGCTTTTACCTTTGGCCCCGATGGCAAACTGTATTTTAACTTTGGCAACGAAGGCCAGCAAATTAAAGACAAAAACGGCAAACCGCTGGTAGACCGCGAAGGCAACGAAATTGCCAATAACGGCAAGCCCTACCGCCAAGGCATGGTTTTCCGCTGCGACCTGGATGGCTCTAACATTGAAGTACTGGGCCATAACTTCCGGAACAACTACGAAGTAGCCGTGGATTCCTACGGTACTTTGTGGCAGTCGGATAACGATGACGATGGCAATCGCGGGGTGCGTATTAACTACGTGATGCCTTACGGCAACTACGGCTACCAGGACCAAATTACCGGTGCCAGCTGGCAATCGCCGCGCACCAACCTGGAAGAAGAAATACCTTTACGCCACTGGCATTTAAACGACCCGGGCGTGGTACCTAACTTATTACAAACCGGAGCGGGTTCGCCTACCGGCATGGTGCTGTACGAAGGGAATTTGCTGCCCAGCCAGTTTCAGGGTCAGATGATTCACTCGGATGCCGGCCCGAACGTGGTACGCGCTTATCCGGTGCAAAACGACGGCGCTGGTTATAAAGCCGAAATCGTAAATATTTTAAAAACGAAAGAAGATAAATGGTTCCGGCCTTCGGATGTAGCCATAGCGCCGGATGGTTCTTTGTTGGTAGCCGATTGGTACGACCCGGGCGTAGGCGGTCACCAGGTCGGTGACCTGGCGAAAGGCCGGATTTTCCGGATAGCGCCACCGGGCACCGCCTATACGGTTCCTAAATTAGATTTATCTACTCCGACCAGTGCTGCCGAAGCTTTAAAAAGTCCGAACCTGGCTACCCGTTACTTAGCTTACGAAAAACTACAGGGCTGGGGCAAAAAGTCCGAGAAAGTACTGGCCAAAATGTTTAAATCCGATAGCAATCCCCGGTTCCGGGCCCGGGCTTTCTGGTTATTGAGCAAGCTGGATAAAAAAGGCAAAAAGTACATTGATGCCGCCGTTAACGATGCCGACGCGAACATCCGGATGGCGGGCTTACGCGCCGCGGAAGAGTTAAAGATGAACACCATTCCGATTTTAACCAAACTGGCCCAGGATCCATCGCCACAGGTACGCCGGGAGGTGGCCGTTAATTTACGTTTTAACAAATCGCCGGAAGCCGCCCAAATCTGGACCACGTTGGCGAACCAATACGATGGGCAGGATCGCTGGTACCTGGAAGCTTTGGGTATCGGCGCGGATTTACACTGGGATACATTCTTAGCCGCCTGGCAAAAACAAAGCAACCGCGATTTAAGCAATAAAGCCAATCGCGATATTATCTGGCGGGCCCGCACTCCGGAAGCGCTGAAAATGTTGCCCACCATTATTACCCAAGCTTCCGTTACCGAAAAAGAACGGCCGCGCTATTTCCGGGCTTTCGATTTTTACCCCGAAGATGATGCGAAGCAGCAAATTTTAATTGGTTTGTTAAACGGCAACTCTCCGCAGCAAGCGCAGATTACTTCGCTGGCCTTAAACCACATTGATGCGAAAAAGTACGGCGCCGACCCGCAGGTGCAAAGCGCTTTAAAACGAGCCTTGCAAACCGTAAGAGGTCAGAACCAATTTGTGCAACTGGTAAAACGCTTTGAGGTAAAAGATCAAAATGCCGAATTGGTACAGTTAGCTACCACCCAACCCGAATCTGAGACCGGTATAGAAGCTTCCAGAATTTTGCTGCGCACCGGTCCGGACCAGATTATGAAAGTTTTGAACGGCAAAGACGAACCTGCCCTGGCCCTGATAACCGCGATGGGCCGCTACGAAGATAAAAAAGCCCAGGAGTTACTCGAAGATGTAGCCCTGAACGGAAACCGTAGCGCGGAAGTACGCAAAATGGCTTTAAAGAAAATTGGCCGGGGTGGCTCCGGCGAAGCGCGCTTGCTGGCTATTGTTAAAAATAACAAGTTAAGTCCGGAAATGCAGCAGGCGGCGGGCAGCGTTTTACTAAATTCCTGGCGGGAAAACATCCGAACCGAAGCAGCTCAATATTTAAAAACTCCGTCCCGGGAAGGGAAGCCGCTTCCTCCGATTGATCAATTAGCTACTTTAACCGGCGATCCGGTAAATGGCAAAGCCGTATTTTCACAATCGTGCGTAGCTTGCCATAAAGTTAATAGTGAAGGAATAGCCTTTGGTCCGGAACTTTCCGAAATTGGCAATAAACTGCCCAAAGAAGCTTTGTACAAATCTATTCTGCACCCCGATGCCGGTATTAGTTTTGGCTACGAAGGTTACCAATTGAAATTAAAAGATGGCAGCCAGGTGGTAGGTATAATTGCCAGCCAAACCGAAGATAAGCTAGATTTGCGCCAGCCGGGTGGTACCGTTACCAGTTACGCCCTAGCCGATGTAACGACTAAAAAGCAAATGGAAACTTCTTTAATGCCTTCTAACCTGCAACAAGCCATGACCGAAAAAGAACTGGTGAACCTGGTAGAATATTTAACCTCGCTCAAAAAAGCGGCGGCTTCTAATTAA
- a CDS encoding TIM barrel protein, with product MNRRNFFQKGLAASAAVALGSAALSPELQAASLAVAPKRKFKLNYAPHFGMFKNSAGDDVVDQLKFMADNGFMALEDNGMMGRPPAEQTKIGETLAKLGMTMGVFVVDKGGNGQNTLAAGKKEYIDIFLNGCKKAVETAKRVNAKWMTVVPGDFHRDIPIGIQTGNVIEALQRGAEILEPNNMVMVLEPLSDSPNLFLRYSDQTYMICKGVKSPACKILYDIYHMQKNEGRLIYNMDQCWDEIAYIQIGDEPGRKEPTTGEINYKKVFEHIYKKGYKGVMGMEHGNAAPGKEGEKAVINAYVASDDFSVA from the coding sequence ATGAACCGTAGAAATTTCTTTCAAAAAGGCTTAGCTGCCAGTGCTGCCGTGGCCTTAGGTTCGGCTGCGCTTAGTCCGGAACTACAGGCTGCCTCCTTAGCAGTTGCTCCCAAACGGAAGTTTAAGCTAAACTACGCCCCCCACTTTGGGATGTTTAAAAACAGCGCCGGCGACGATGTGGTAGATCAGCTTAAGTTTATGGCCGACAATGGTTTTATGGCTCTGGAAGATAATGGCATGATGGGCCGCCCGCCCGCCGAACAAACTAAAATTGGCGAAACCCTGGCCAAATTAGGTATGACCATGGGTGTATTTGTAGTGGATAAAGGCGGCAATGGGCAAAACACCTTAGCGGCCGGCAAAAAAGAATACATTGATATTTTTCTGAATGGCTGCAAAAAAGCCGTAGAAACCGCTAAGCGCGTAAATGCTAAATGGATGACCGTAGTACCCGGCGATTTTCACCGCGATATACCCATTGGCATCCAAACTGGCAACGTAATTGAAGCCTTGCAACGCGGAGCGGAAATTCTGGAACCGAATAATATGGTAATGGTACTGGAACCACTCAGCGATTCGCCAAATTTATTTCTGCGCTATTCCGATCAAACCTACATGATTTGCAAAGGTGTAAAAAGCCCGGCCTGCAAAATCCTGTACGACATTTACCACATGCAGAAAAACGAAGGTCGCCTGATTTACAACATGGATCAATGCTGGGACGAAATTGCTTACATCCAAATTGGTGATGAACCGGGCCGGAAAGAACCCACTACCGGTGAAATAAACTATAAAAAAGTATTTGAACACATTTACAAAAAAGGCTACAAAGGCGTTATGGGCATGGAACACGGCAATGCTGCTCCCGGTAAAGAAGGCGAAAAAGCTGTGATTAACGCCTACGTAGCTTCGGATGATTTTAGTGTGGCCTAG
- a CDS encoding Gfo/Idh/MocA family protein, with product MGMIGGGKDAFIGAVHRMAAALDGEIEFVCGAFSSNAEKSKASGEALRLPPDRVYANFEEMIRKEKELPEGERMDFVSIVTPNHVHFPPAKMALENGFHVVCDKPVTLNLQEALDLKKVIDQTGLLFCLTHNYTGYPMVKEARAMVQSGKLGKIRKVIVEYPQGWLAQLLEATGNKQADWRTDPARSGAAGCMGDIGTHAENLAEYITGLKITELCADLTTFVEGRKLEDDGNVLLRFDNGAKGVLHASQIANGEENDLNIRVYGEFGGLQWWQMDPNTLIYKTNEEGARRLRPGVGQQSEATKAHIRVPAGHPEAFLEAFANLYRNFAITLRARMNGEEPNPIYTDFPGIAEGIRGLAFIDTCLASAHSDQKWTKFVI from the coding sequence ATGGGCATGATTGGTGGAGGCAAAGATGCCTTTATTGGGGCGGTACACCGCATGGCTGCTGCTTTGGATGGGGAAATTGAATTTGTTTGCGGGGCCTTCAGTAGCAACGCCGAAAAATCAAAAGCTTCCGGCGAAGCTTTACGTTTACCGCCGGACCGGGTATACGCCAATTTCGAGGAAATGATCCGGAAAGAAAAGGAACTGCCCGAAGGCGAACGCATGGATTTTGTTTCGATTGTAACGCCCAACCACGTGCACTTTCCGCCGGCAAAAATGGCGCTGGAAAACGGTTTTCACGTGGTGTGCGACAAGCCGGTTACTTTAAACTTGCAAGAAGCTTTAGATTTAAAAAAAGTTATTGATCAAACCGGTTTGTTGTTTTGCCTCACCCACAATTATACCGGCTACCCCATGGTAAAAGAAGCCCGAGCGATGGTGCAAAGCGGTAAGCTAGGGAAAATCCGGAAGGTAATTGTAGAGTACCCGCAGGGCTGGCTGGCCCAGTTACTCGAAGCTACCGGTAACAAGCAAGCCGACTGGCGCACCGATCCGGCCCGTTCTGGCGCGGCCGGTTGCATGGGCGATATTGGTACCCACGCCGAAAACTTAGCCGAATACATTACGGGTTTAAAAATAACCGAACTTTGCGCCGACTTAACTACTTTTGTGGAAGGCCGCAAACTGGAAGATGATGGCAATGTATTGTTACGTTTCGACAACGGCGCCAAAGGCGTATTACACGCCAGCCAGATAGCCAACGGCGAAGAAAACGATTTAAACATCCGGGTTTACGGGGAGTTCGGCGGTTTGCAGTGGTGGCAAATGGATCCCAATACGCTTATCTACAAAACCAACGAAGAAGGCGCCCGTCGGTTACGGCCGGGCGTAGGGCAGCAATCCGAAGCTACCAAAGCCCACATCCGGGTACCCGCCGGTCACCCCGAAGCGTTTCTGGAAGCATTCGCCAATTTATACCGCAATTTTGCCATTACGCTGCGGGCCCGCATGAACGGCGAAGAACCCAATCCGATTTACACCGATTTCCCCGGCATTGCGGAAGGCATCCGTGGTTTAGCCTTTATTGATACCTGTTTGGCTTCCGCCCATTCCGACCAGAAATGGACAAAGTTTGTGATTTAG
- a CDS encoding sugar phosphate isomerase/epimerase family protein: protein MKGPGIFLAQFLGDEAPFNSFESICKWAAGLGYKGVQIPTWAGSIVDLKQLAESKTYADDFKGVAQAAGVEITELSTHLQGQLVAVHPAYNAMFDGFAPAEYRNNPKTRTEWAVQQLKYAAKASQNLGLNAHATFSGALLWHTVYPWPQRPAGLVETGFKELADRWMPILNAFDEVGVDVCYEIHPGEDLHDGVTFERFLAATGNHKRVNLLYDPSHFVLQQLDYLQYIDIYHEHIKMFHVKDAEFNPTGRSGVYGGYQDWIDRPGRFRSLGDGQVDFMGIFSKLAQYNYEGWAVLEWECAIKHPEDGAAEGAPFIQQHIIRRTERAFDDFAGTGSDEAYNRKVLGLD, encoded by the coding sequence ATGAAAGGACCCGGAATATTTTTAGCGCAGTTCTTGGGCGACGAAGCCCCTTTTAATTCTTTTGAGAGTATTTGTAAATGGGCCGCCGGTTTAGGCTATAAAGGCGTACAAATTCCTACCTGGGCCGGCAGCATTGTAGATTTAAAACAATTAGCCGAAAGCAAAACGTACGCCGATGATTTTAAAGGCGTAGCCCAGGCCGCCGGCGTAGAAATAACGGAATTATCGACGCACTTGCAAGGGCAATTAGTAGCCGTTCACCCCGCATACAACGCCATGTTTGATGGCTTTGCTCCGGCCGAATACCGTAACAACCCCAAAACCCGTACCGAGTGGGCCGTACAACAATTAAAATACGCCGCTAAAGCTAGCCAGAATTTAGGTTTAAATGCGCACGCTACTTTTTCGGGAGCGTTGTTGTGGCATACCGTTTATCCTTGGCCGCAACGCCCGGCAGGTTTAGTAGAAACGGGTTTTAAAGAATTAGCGGATCGTTGGATGCCTATCTTAAATGCCTTCGACGAAGTAGGCGTAGATGTATGCTACGAAATTCACCCGGGCGAAGACTTGCACGATGGCGTAACTTTTGAACGGTTCTTAGCGGCTACTGGTAACCATAAACGGGTAAACTTACTCTACGACCCAAGCCACTTTGTGCTCCAGCAATTAGACTATCTGCAGTACATTGATATTTACCATGAGCATATTAAAATGTTCCACGTAAAAGATGCGGAGTTTAACCCAACGGGCCGTTCCGGCGTGTACGGTGGCTACCAGGATTGGATCGATCGTCCGGGCCGTTTCCGTTCTCTGGGCGATGGACAGGTAGATTTTATGGGCATTTTTAGCAAATTAGCGCAGTACAACTACGAAGGCTGGGCCGTACTGGAGTGGGAGTGTGCCATTAAACACCCCGAAGATGGCGCGGCCGAAGGCGCACCGTTTATTCAGCAACACATCATTCGCCGCACGGAGCGCGCATTTGATGATTTTGCCGGCACTGGTTCCGACGAAGCGTATAACCGCAAGGTTCTGGGATTGGATTAG
- a CDS encoding WbqC family protein has product MKNLKTLLVFVLTCAILTSSCESNSKNIREPEVKLTQQSLWNNRLKSTFVNKYAKSNYDKYVLEELVKENEYERSEKELEQYLNSKTFDNYRYLKSTNYVVIVDDIAGKSKSQIEEIFGEPNKKEKVNPSNANCPCDKYTYLSNRIEIVFINKKADWITINNPAFTRVANESAYVSVNRFDDYTYVKVNTK; this is encoded by the coding sequence ATGAAGAACTTAAAAACGCTTTTAGTATTCGTGCTTACGTGTGCAATTTTAACAAGTTCATGTGAAAGTAATTCCAAAAACATTAGAGAGCCAGAAGTTAAACTGACTCAACAAAGTCTTTGGAATAATAGACTAAAGAGTACTTTCGTTAATAAATACGCTAAATCAAATTACGATAAATATGTATTAGAAGAATTAGTAAAAGAAAATGAATACGAAAGAAGTGAGAAAGAACTAGAACAATATCTAAACTCAAAAACTTTTGATAATTATAGATACCTTAAGAGTACAAATTATGTAGTGATAGTAGATGATATTGCTGGAAAGTCCAAGTCTCAAATAGAAGAAATTTTTGGTGAGCCTAATAAGAAAGAAAAAGTAAATCCATCTAATGCAAATTGTCCTTGCGATAAATATACGTATTTAAGCAACCGAATTGAAATAGTCTTTATTAACAAAAAGGCTGATTGGATTACCATAAATAATCCAGCATTTACTAGAGTTGCTAATGAGTCGGCTTATGTTTCTGTAAATAGATTTGATGATTATACATACGTAAAAGTAAATACTAAATAA
- a CDS encoding ThuA domain-containing protein, translating into MKIKNSWRLIAGSIFAILIVGLFTFSKLLVKPKILIFSKTAGYHHASIAKGQLALLKLARENDMDADTTTDSTAFNDNNLKQYAAVVFLSTTGNVLNNYQEAAFERYIQAGGGFMGIHAAADTEYDWGWYGRLVGAYFLNHPKQQDAVIQVVDRKNSATKHLPKKWKRWDEWYSYKKISPDIKILMNLDESTYEGGKNGKNHPIAWYHDYDGGRAFYTGLGHTDESYDDPQYLKHVLGGLKYAVGKNAPLDYAKAKTQNVPEDDRFVKVLLDQGNFNEPTEMAVLPNLDILVAQRRGELMLYSQKEQKVKQVGALNVYFRTNTKGVNAEEGILGLAADPDFKNNNYIYLYYSPADTSVNRLSRFTFKGDSLDRKSEKRILQLYSQREICCHTGGSIAFGPDKLLYLSTGDNSTPFNEPNVRYVSSGFAPLNDIPGHLQYDVRRSSGNTNDLRGKILRIRVKPDGSYEIPEGNLFPKGTAKTRPEIYTMGHRNPYRITVDQKNSILYWGEVGPDAREDSMATRGPRGYDEVNQAKKAGFFGWPLFIGNNYPYRAFDYATGKSGEAFNPAKPINNSRNNTGLTELPPAVPAFIWYPYAESPEFPQVGTGGRNAMAGPVYYTDLYPKETRYPDYYNGKLFIYEWIRDWIKVVTLDKDHNYDKMEPFMQNAKLAAAIDMEVGPDGRLYILEYGKGWFAKNPDAGISRVDYLAGNRPPKVSTIDIDNLNGNLPFTFTASVKANDPEKDNLTYVWSIGDIKKETKEPQLKYTLDKAGDYKVQVQVLDDKKAASSSNVVTVYAGNEQPVVNIAIQGNKSFYFPNKPVNYQVKVIDEGAKVDSKNLFVSTDYIQGRDMAAASTGHQVISEAILGKNLMMNSDCKACHSITEKSIGPAFTDVAKRYQKDTRAHDYLISKIIKGGGGVWGENVMPAHLTMKEGDVRQIVTFILSLANADSNKPSLPAVGKIIPSINEEKKQNNVFRLMATYTDAGGSGIQPLSGSQAIYLRNTTMDVTDFREVKGFAPKDSAGAHYLTLPTTEGYIKGEQLDLTGISRIELAGFGSGRPGKYQVELRSGQANGNVIGQTTVDFADSRQKVTTSVPVPKNATNGQLQDVYLVVKPVQPGGRAYLKTISFIPE; encoded by the coding sequence ATGAAAATTAAAAATTCCTGGCGGCTTATAGCCGGAAGCATCTTTGCTATTCTGATTGTTGGCTTGTTTACTTTCAGCAAGCTGTTAGTAAAGCCCAAGATCTTAATATTTAGTAAAACGGCTGGCTATCATCATGCCTCTATTGCCAAAGGCCAACTGGCCCTCCTGAAATTAGCCCGCGAAAATGACATGGACGCGGATACCACTACCGATTCTACGGCTTTTAACGACAATAACTTAAAGCAATATGCCGCCGTGGTATTTTTAAGCACTACCGGCAACGTATTAAATAATTACCAGGAAGCGGCATTCGAACGCTACATTCAGGCGGGTGGGGGTTTTATGGGCATCCACGCGGCCGCTGATACCGAGTACGACTGGGGTTGGTACGGCCGGTTGGTAGGAGCTTACTTTTTAAACCATCCGAAGCAACAAGACGCTGTCATTCAGGTAGTTGATCGCAAGAATAGTGCAACTAAACACCTGCCAAAAAAATGGAAGCGCTGGGACGAGTGGTACAGTTATAAAAAAATCAGCCCGGATATTAAAATTTTAATGAACCTGGACGAAAGCACTTACGAAGGCGGCAAAAACGGCAAAAATCACCCGATTGCCTGGTACCACGATTACGATGGCGGCCGTGCTTTTTATACCGGTTTAGGCCACACCGACGAATCGTACGATGATCCGCAATACCTAAAACACGTATTAGGCGGCCTAAAATACGCGGTTGGTAAAAATGCACCTTTAGACTACGCCAAAGCTAAAACCCAAAACGTACCCGAAGACGATCGTTTTGTAAAGGTATTACTGGACCAAGGCAACTTTAATGAGCCAACCGAAATGGCCGTTTTGCCAAACCTGGATATTTTAGTGGCCCAGCGTCGCGGAGAATTAATGCTTTACAGCCAGAAAGAGCAAAAAGTAAAACAAGTAGGTGCTTTAAATGTATATTTTCGGACAAATACCAAAGGCGTTAATGCCGAAGAAGGTATCCTGGGGCTTGCTGCGGACCCGGATTTTAAAAATAATAACTACATCTACCTGTATTATAGCCCAGCCGATACTTCGGTGAACCGGTTGTCGCGGTTTACCTTTAAAGGCGACTCGCTGGATCGCAAATCGGAGAAAAGAATATTGCAGTTATACTCGCAACGCGAAATCTGCTGCCATACCGGTGGTTCCATTGCCTTTGGTCCGGATAAGCTATTGTATCTTTCTACCGGCGATAACTCTACCCCTTTTAATGAACCAAATGTGCGTTACGTAAGCTCCGGTTTTGCCCCTTTAAACGATATTCCCGGACATTTACAGTACGATGTGCGTCGTTCATCAGGTAATACCAACGATTTACGTGGTAAAATTTTACGTATTCGTGTGAAGCCGGATGGTTCTTACGAAATTCCGGAAGGAAACTTATTCCCGAAAGGCACCGCGAAAACCCGTCCGGAAATTTATACCATGGGTCACCGAAACCCTTACCGTATTACCGTGGACCAGAAAAACAGCATTCTGTACTGGGGCGAAGTTGGTCCGGATGCCCGCGAAGACAGCATGGCTACCCGTGGCCCGCGTGGTTACGACGAAGTGAACCAAGCTAAAAAGGCTGGTTTCTTTGGCTGGCCTTTGTTTATTGGTAACAACTACCCGTACCGGGCTTTTGATTACGCAACTGGTAAAAGTGGCGAAGCTTTTAACCCGGCTAAACCAATCAACAACTCCCGCAATAACACCGGTTTAACCGAACTGCCGCCAGCAGTACCTGCATTTATCTGGTATCCTTACGCTGAGTCGCCGGAATTCCCGCAAGTAGGTACCGGTGGCCGGAACGCGATGGCTGGCCCAGTTTACTACACCGATCTATACCCGAAAGAAACCCGTTATCCGGATTATTACAATGGTAAATTGTTTATTTACGAGTGGATTCGGGACTGGATAAAAGTGGTAACCTTAGACAAGGATCATAATTATGACAAAATGGAGCCGTTCATGCAAAATGCGAAACTAGCGGCCGCCATTGATATGGAAGTAGGTCCGGATGGCCGTTTGTACATTCTGGAATACGGTAAAGGCTGGTTCGCGAAAAACCCGGATGCTGGTATTTCCCGTGTGGATTATCTGGCAGGAAACCGTCCGCCAAAAGTTTCTACCATAGACATTGACAACCTGAACGGAAACTTACCATTTACCTTTACGGCCAGCGTAAAAGCGAACGACCCGGAAAAAGATAACTTAACGTACGTGTGGAGCATCGGTGACATTAAAAAAGAAACCAAAGAACCACAATTAAAATACACCCTGGATAAAGCCGGCGACTACAAAGTACAGGTACAAGTGCTGGATGATAAAAAAGCAGCGAGCAGCAGCAATGTGGTAACCGTTTATGCCGGTAATGAACAGCCGGTGGTAAATATAGCCATTCAGGGAAATAAATCTTTTTACTTTCCGAATAAACCCGTTAACTACCAGGTTAAGGTAATCGATGAAGGCGCCAAAGTAGATTCTAAGAACTTGTTTGTTTCTACCGACTACATCCAGGGTCGCGATATGGCCGCCGCTTCAACTGGTCACCAGGTTATTTCGGAAGCTATTTTGGGTAAAAACCTAATGATGAACTCCGATTGTAAAGCTTGCCATAGTATTACCGAAAAATCTATTGGCCCAGCCTTTACCGATGTAGCGAAGCGTTACCAGAAGGATACCCGGGCCCACGATTACCTGATCAGTAAAATTATCAAAGGTGGCGGCGGTGTTTGGGGCGAAAACGTAATGCCGGCTCACTTAACCATGAAAGAAGGCGATGTTCGGCAAATTGTTACCTTTATTTTATCGCTGGCTAATGCCGACAGTAACAAACCAAGCTTACCGGCAGTTGGTAAAATTATTCCCAGTATAAACGAAGAGAAAAAGCAAAATAACGTATTCCGGTTAATGGCTACGTACACCGATGCGGGTGGATCCGGTATTCAGCCGCTTTCCGGTTCGCAGGCTATTTACTTGCGCAATACGACCATGGATGTAACTGACTTCCGCGAAGTAAAAGGCTTTGCACCAAAAGATTCAGCGGGTGCCCATTACTTAACTTTACCTACTACCGAAGGCTACATAAAAGGTGAGCAACTGGATTTAACCGGTATTAGCCGCATTGAATTAGCTGGCTTTGGCAGCGGACGCCCTGGCAAATACCAAGTAGAGTTACGCAGTGGCCAAGCCAACGGCAATGTAATTGGGCAAACAACTGTTGATTTTGCCGATAGCCGGCAGAAAGTAACAACCAGTGTGCCAGTGCCTAAAAATGCAACCAACGGCCAATTACAAGATGTATATTTGGTAGTTAAACCCGTTCAGCCAGGTGGCCGCGCTTACCTGAAAACTATTAGCTTTATACCAGAATAA
- a CDS encoding 3-keto-disaccharide hydrolase, whose amino-acid sequence MKISLKKVKLLAALAATISYPGVAQTQQPTKAVTPTPQTIAPTTSDQQLAMSKAIKNKVMVDNTLSPAEKKAGYTLLFDGKTINQWRGFRKETVPDSWGVQEGAIALVGKGGGDLVTKNQYENYEFLVDWKISEGGNSGIIYNVSEDPQYQATYHTGPEMQVLDNERHPDAKQGKNGNRQAGANYDMIPVATPAVKPVGQWNSVKLVVNKGHVEHWLNGKKVVEYQLGSPEWEALVKESKFAAMPGYGKIKKGHIALQDHGDKVWFKNLKIRQL is encoded by the coding sequence ATGAAAATTAGTCTTAAAAAAGTAAAACTGCTGGCTGCTTTAGCGGCAACCATATCGTACCCAGGAGTGGCTCAAACGCAACAGCCTACTAAGGCGGTAACTCCCACTCCTCAAACGATAGCGCCTACTACTTCTGATCAACAACTGGCTATGTCTAAAGCTATAAAAAACAAGGTTATGGTGGATAATACCTTATCCCCCGCTGAGAAAAAAGCCGGTTATACCTTACTTTTTGATGGAAAAACCATTAATCAATGGCGCGGTTTTCGGAAAGAAACGGTGCCGGATAGCTGGGGCGTACAAGAGGGGGCGATAGCTTTAGTGGGTAAAGGCGGGGGCGATTTAGTTACAAAAAACCAGTACGAAAACTACGAGTTTCTGGTAGATTGGAAGATATCGGAAGGGGGTAATAGCGGTATTATTTATAATGTATCGGAAGATCCGCAATACCAGGCGACCTACCATACCGGCCCGGAAATGCAGGTACTCGATAATGAACGGCACCCCGATGCCAAACAAGGTAAAAACGGCAACCGCCAAGCGGGTGCTAATTACGACATGATTCCGGTAGCAACCCCGGCCGTAAAACCAGTTGGGCAGTGGAACAGCGTGAAATTAGTGGTAAATAAAGGCCACGTAGAGCATTGGCTGAACGGCAAAAAGGTGGTAGAGTATCAGTTAGGTAGCCCCGAGTGGGAAGCTTTAGTGAAAGAAAGTAAATTTGCTGCTATGCCGGGTTATGGTAAAATTAAAAAAGGCCATATTGCCCTGCAAGACCACGGCGATAAGGTATGGTTTAAAAATTTAAAAATCCGGCAGCTATAA